In a genomic window of Coprococcus eutactus:
- a CDS encoding Cof-type HAD-IIB family hydrolase: MRKKLLALDIDGTLTNTQKDITPETLKKIIEVQEKGHVVAIASGRPLPGIRKIADIIQLDRFGGYVLAFNGGRIVNYKTGEVVYQAALDNEIVRDIYDYCLKVGCGMVTYDGDRVITGTDIDGYMTFEASINHMELMRIDDFKEYIDFPLNKCLLTAEPDKAEKIEEELVSRFGDKVTIFRSEPYFVEIMPQNVHKATSLEKLLGVLNMDVRDLIACGDGYNDLTMIEYAGVGVAMANAQDIVKKHADYITLSNDEDGLVPVVDKFILGVENI; the protein is encoded by the coding sequence ATGCGTAAAAAACTGTTGGCACTTGATATTGATGGCACACTTACAAATACACAGAAGGATATAACACCTGAAACCTTGAAGAAGATAATAGAGGTTCAGGAGAAAGGGCATGTCGTTGCGATAGCATCGGGACGTCCGTTGCCGGGGATACGGAAGATCGCAGACATCATACAGCTCGACAGATTTGGCGGATATGTTCTGGCATTTAATGGTGGAAGGATAGTCAATTATAAGACGGGTGAGGTAGTATATCAGGCTGCTCTCGACAATGAGATCGTCAGAGATATATATGATTATTGTCTGAAGGTCGGCTGTGGTATGGTGACATATGACGGCGATCGTGTCATCACGGGAACAGATATAGATGGATATATGACATTTGAGGCCAGCATAAATCATATGGAACTCATGCGTATAGATGATTTCAAGGAGTATATAGATTTTCCACTGAACAAATGTCTGCTCACCGCAGAACCTGACAAGGCGGAGAAGATAGAGGAAGAACTTGTGTCCAGATTCGGAGATAAGGTTACGATATTCCGTTCTGAGCCATATTTTGTAGAGATTATGCCGCAAAATGTCCATAAGGCGACGTCGCTTGAGAAGCTCCTGGGTGTTCTAAATATGGATGTCAGGGATCTTATCGCATGTGGTGACGGTTATAACGACCTTACTATGATAGAATATGCAGGTGTTGGTGTTGCCATGGCAAATGCACAGGATATAGTGAAGAAACATGCCGATTATATAACACTTTCCAATGATGAGGACGGTCTGGTTCCAGTGGTGGACAAGTTTATTCTCGGAGTAGAAAATATTTAA
- a CDS encoding LCP family protein, translated as MRNSNGGRDNRKSNRDQYRKPDYAGEMLFDDEEDYDDDADYDVVDDMKAHNDDYSDSAFGPDADNYDTDDDAWHDDVAAADDDPSDEDGYYDEEYDDTEDWQDMKDSKRKKKNRVWGIILALEIVTAIVIGVLFVKSYINNTYSKMQYNELKNTHINEDLNEESVKKMTGYTNIALFGIDTRDSGMVDDGVRSDSIIICSINNDTQEVKLLSVYRDTYLELCNDSQSYEKAAHAYAYGGAQGAVNMLNKNLDLNITDYVAVNFTALTEAIDALGGIDVELKEEELYKLNQCIDEQMGVNGIYSDYVYDTGVVHLNGVQATAYSRIRSTDEGDITRTWRQRTVISKMIEAAKSAGLSRLLDCINVVVDDVASSLTESEIMDMAKSCFNYKLSTTTGFPFTIASPTMNDVSYVVACDLATNATALHRFLFNDSNYTPSATVQNISDNIVNESGYGNQLDLDTFTVEDDVDSIVNTESDDY; from the coding sequence ATGAGAAACAGCAATGGCGGTCGGGACAACAGAAAATCGAACCGTGATCAATACAGAAAGCCGGATTACGCAGGTGAGATGTTGTTTGACGACGAAGAAGACTATGATGATGACGCTGATTATGATGTCGTTGACGATATGAAGGCTCACAATGACGACTACAGCGACAGCGCATTTGGTCCTGATGCAGATAACTATGATACGGATGATGACGCATGGCATGATGATGTGGCGGCTGCGGATGATGATCCGTCTGATGAAGATGGATATTATGACGAAGAATATGATGATACAGAAGACTGGCAGGATATGAAAGATAGTAAAAGAAAAAAGAAAAACAGAGTATGGGGAATCATACTAGCTCTAGAGATAGTGACAGCGATAGTTATAGGCGTTCTGTTTGTGAAGTCATATATCAACAACACATACAGCAAGATGCAGTATAACGAGCTTAAGAACACTCACATCAACGAGGATCTTAATGAAGAATCGGTCAAGAAGATGACGGGATACACAAATATAGCCCTGTTCGGTATAGATACAAGGGATTCAGGAATGGTCGATGACGGCGTAAGATCAGACAGTATAATAATCTGCAGTATCAACAATGATACTCAGGAGGTCAAGCTTCTCTCAGTATACAGAGACACCTACCTGGAGCTTTGCAATGACAGCCAGTCATATGAGAAGGCTGCCCATGCATATGCATATGGCGGAGCACAGGGAGCTGTAAACATGCTCAACAAGAACCTGGATCTCAACATAACAGACTATGTTGCTGTCAATTTCACTGCGCTGACAGAGGCGATAGATGCGCTCGGCGGTATCGATGTCGAGCTCAAGGAGGAAGAACTTTATAAGCTTAACCAGTGTATCGATGAGCAGATGGGTGTAAATGGAATTTATTCTGACTATGTGTATGACACAGGAGTCGTACATTTGAACGGTGTGCAGGCGACAGCTTATTCAAGAATACGAAGCACCGATGAGGGTGATATAACGAGAACATGGAGACAGCGAACGGTCATATCAAAGATGATCGAGGCAGCAAAGAGCGCAGGTCTTTCAAGATTACTCGACTGTATCAACGTTGTAGTTGACGATGTTGCATCGAGCCTTACAGAGAGTGAGATAATGGACATGGCTAAGTCATGCTTCAATTACAAGCTCTCGACTACTACCGGTTTCCCATTTACCATCGCAAGCCCGACTATGAATGATGTGAGCTATGTGGTTGCGTGTGATCTTGCAACAAATGCCACAGCACTTCACAGATTCCTGTTCAACGACAGTAATTACACACCTTCAGCAACAGTCCAGAATATCAGCGACAATATCGTTAATGAATCAGGATATGGCAATCAGCTGGATCTGGATACGTTCACAGTTGAGGATGATGTGGATTCGATTGTGAATACAGAGTCAGATGATTATTGA
- the dxr gene encoding 1-deoxy-D-xylulose-5-phosphate reductoisomerase, with translation MKNTAIIGSTGSIGTQTLEIARANDDLNIVALAAGKNIKLLEKQAREFRPEIIGIWSEEDAAVLKQNLCDTDIKVVSGMDGLIEIAELQSSDILVTGIVGMIGIRPTIAAINAGKDIALANKETLVTAGHIIMPLAKEKGVSILPVDSEHSAIFQSLQGNVHGDVAKILLTASGGPFRGKDTEFLSHVQVEDALKHPNWSMGRKITIDSATMVNKGLEVIEAKWLFDVDPCNIQVVVQPQSIIHSMVEYRDGAVMAQLGTPDMKLPIQYALFYPERRYLAGDRLDFWKMNSILVEKPDMDTFKGLKYAYDAIGKGGSMPTVFNAANECAVAKFLDRRIKFLDIYRIIEECMSEHKIIEDPDVSQILDTEKWVYELVESRW, from the coding sequence ATGAAGAACACAGCGATAATCGGATCCACCGGTTCCATCGGAACCCAGACTCTGGAGATAGCCAGAGCAAATGATGATTTAAATATTGTGGCACTTGCAGCGGGAAAGAATATAAAGCTTCTGGAGAAACAGGCTAGGGAGTTCAGACCGGAGATCATCGGTATATGGAGCGAGGAAGATGCAGCAGTCCTTAAGCAGAATCTTTGCGACACAGATATAAAGGTAGTGTCTGGTATGGATGGACTTATAGAGATAGCAGAGCTTCAGTCATCGGATATCCTGGTTACGGGAATAGTTGGTATGATAGGAATAAGACCAACCATCGCGGCGATAAATGCAGGCAAGGATATAGCTCTTGCAAACAAGGAGACTCTGGTCACAGCGGGACACATCATCATGCCTCTTGCAAAAGAAAAAGGCGTGTCAATACTCCCTGTTGACAGTGAGCATTCAGCGATATTCCAGTCCCTTCAGGGAAATGTACACGGTGATGTGGCTAAGATACTTCTTACTGCATCAGGAGGACCTTTCAGAGGTAAGGATACAGAATTCCTGTCACATGTGCAGGTGGAGGATGCACTCAAGCATCCAAATTGGAGCATGGGAAGAAAAATAACCATAGACTCAGCTACGATGGTAAATAAGGGTCTTGAGGTTATAGAGGCAAAATGGCTTTTTGATGTCGATCCGTGCAACATACAGGTGGTTGTGCAGCCTCAGAGTATCATACACTCTATGGTAGAATACCGGGACGGCGCGGTTATGGCGCAGCTTGGCACACCGGATATGAAACTTCCGATACAGTATGCACTGTTTTATCCTGAGAGGAGATATCTTGCGGGAGACAGGCTGGATTTCTGGAAGATGAATTCAATCCTCGTGGAGAAACCGGATATGGATACATTTAAGGGACTTAAATATGCGTACGATGCTATAGGGAAGGGCGGTTCAATGCCTACTGTGTTCAATGCGGCAAATGAATGTGCAGTAGCAAAGTTTTTAGACAGAAGGATAAAGTTCCTTGACATATACAGGATAATAGAGGAGTGTATGTCGGAGCATAAGATCATAGAGGATCCTGATGTATCCCAGATACTGGATACGGAAAAATGGGTATATGAATTGGTAGAAAGCAGGTGGTAG
- the pyrH gene encoding UMP kinase, which produces MENANNIKMDRILLKMSGEALAGDKKHGFDETTVKDVSNQVKQIVDKGIQVCVVIGGGNFWRGRTSDNMDRVKADSIGMLATVMNCIYTADSFRSCGIKTHIMTPFICGNMTELFDKDKAIDYMEQGDVVFFAGGIGHPYFSTDMATVLMAIEVGADVILSGKAIDGVYDSDPKTNPNAKKYDSMKMSDIVDNKLGVIDLASAVLAMENKMPMMLFGLGDENSIVKAVTGGFTGTYVRAE; this is translated from the coding sequence ATGGAGAACGCTAATAATATCAAGATGGACAGAATACTTCTCAAGATGAGCGGTGAGGCACTTGCCGGTGACAAGAAGCACGGATTTGATGAGACAACAGTAAAGGATGTATCAAATCAGGTAAAGCAGATCGTTGACAAGGGCATACAGGTGTGCGTAGTTATCGGAGGAGGTAACTTCTGGAGAGGAAGAACATCTGATAATATGGATAGAGTAAAGGCAGATTCTATAGGAATGCTTGCCACAGTCATGAACTGTATTTACACAGCGGATAGTTTCAGAAGCTGCGGTATAAAGACTCATATCATGACACCATTTATCTGTGGAAACATGACAGAGCTTTTTGATAAGGATAAGGCAATAGATTATATGGAGCAAGGAGATGTGGTTTTCTTTGCCGGTGGAATAGGTCATCCATATTTCTCAACAGATATGGCTACAGTACTCATGGCGATTGAGGTAGGCGCAGATGTTATCCTGTCCGGTAAGGCTATCGACGGAGTTTACGACAGCGATCCGAAGACCAACCCAAATGCAAAGAAGTATGATTCGATGAAGATGAGCGATATCGTGGACAACAAGCTTGGCGTTATAGATCTTGCGTCAGCGGTTCTTGCAATGGAGAACAAGATGCCTATGATGCTTTTTGGACTTGGTGATGAGAACAGTATAGTGAAGGCTGTTACAGGGGGATTCACAGGAACATACGTCAGAGCAGAATAG
- a CDS encoding 23S rRNA (pseudouridine(1915)-N(3))-methyltransferase RlmH, with protein MKYKIACVGKIKEDYFTKLIDGYRKEINKRDSLEICEVPDERIPQKNGDRVNSIILNAEAARLKNVIAPEDYVIVLCINGKKMSTADLTEQVRKAEERDQRTVTFVIGGSLGLANDIMKLADYKMSVSDMTFPHQLMRVALTEQIMIVSEYLHKSS; from the coding sequence TTGAAGTACAAGATAGCCTGTGTTGGTAAAATAAAAGAGGATTATTTCACGAAACTGATAGATGGGTACCGCAAGGAGATAAACAAAAGGGACAGTCTAGAGATATGTGAAGTCCCTGACGAGAGAATCCCCCAGAAAAATGGAGATCGGGTAAATTCTATTATACTTAATGCTGAGGCAGCGAGGCTGAAAAATGTGATCGCACCGGAGGATTACGTCATAGTACTTTGTATAAATGGAAAGAAGATGTCCACGGCAGATCTTACAGAACAGGTGAGAAAGGCTGAGGAGAGAGATCAGAGAACTGTTACGTTTGTGATAGGAGGATCCCTTGGACTTGCCAATGATATCATGAAGCTGGCTGATTATAAGATGAGCGTTTCGGATATGACATTTCCACATCAGCTCATGAGAGTTGCCTTGACAGAGCAGATAATGATCGTCTCAGAGTATCTTCATAAGAGTTCATAA
- a CDS encoding phosphatidate cytidylyltransferase, protein MKQRVISGAVLVVILAVTLYFGGAVTCAFMGLVSLIGNMELLRVYGVNRKLPGIVCYLATIFYYVAIYLQRMDIIIPMMVIYLLVMLAVYVLTFPTYSDKQIMASFMDFFYVSVMLSFVYLIRDMKHGLVLVLLIFVSSWINDTCAYFVGRALGKHKMAPVLSPKKSIEGLIGGIMGAGIFGAVFGILFNSYVEQMNYAPLLFAVIGAVGALPAVIGDLAASAIKRNNDIKDYGKLIPGHGGILDRFDSIIFTAPIIYYLLMYLL, encoded by the coding sequence ATGAAACAGAGAGTTATAAGTGGAGCGGTGCTGGTGGTGATACTTGCTGTCACATTGTATTTTGGCGGTGCAGTCACATGTGCATTCATGGGACTTGTGTCACTTATAGGTAATATGGAATTGCTTAGGGTATATGGAGTCAACAGAAAGCTGCCGGGGATTGTATGTTATCTAGCAACGATTTTCTATTATGTGGCAATATATCTTCAGCGTATGGATATAATAATCCCTATGATGGTGATATATCTTTTGGTTATGCTTGCTGTGTATGTACTCACATTCCCAACATATTCTGATAAACAGATCATGGCATCGTTTATGGATTTCTTCTATGTGAGTGTCATGTTGTCATTTGTGTATCTGATAAGAGATATGAAGCATGGACTTGTTCTGGTGCTCCTCATATTTGTCAGTTCATGGATAAATGACACATGTGCGTATTTTGTCGGCAGAGCACTCGGCAAACACAAGATGGCGCCTGTACTCAGCCCGAAGAAGAGCATAGAGGGACTGATCGGCGGAATAATGGGAGCCGGTATATTTGGAGCGGTATTTGGTATACTGTTCAACTCATATGTAGAACAAATGAACTATGCACCGTTGCTTTTTGCAGTGATTGGAGCTGTCGGAGCACTTCCTGCAGTCATAGGTGATCTGGCAGCATCGGCAATAAAGAGAAACAATGACATCAAGGATTACGGAAAGCTTATCCCGGGTCATGGTGGAATATTAGACAGATTTGACAGTATAATATTTACAGCACCTATAATCTATTATTTATTGATGTATCTGCTGTAA
- the frr gene encoding ribosome recycling factor yields the protein MLSQYEEKMQKSLDNLEAEYATIRAGRANPNILNKLRVEYYGVPTPMQQLANITVPEARTLMIAPWEPSLVKEIEKAIMNSDIGITPNNDGRNIILNFPELTEDRRKELVKDIKKKGEAAKVAIRNIRRDANDAIKKMEKSGDISEDELADNEDKIQKLTDKYVGQIDKAVEAKSKEIMTV from the coding sequence ATGTTATCACAGTACGAAGAGAAGATGCAGAAGTCACTTGACAATCTTGAAGCAGAGTATGCAACAATCAGAGCGGGAAGAGCGAACCCTAATATACTCAACAAGTTAAGGGTTGAGTATTATGGCGTTCCAACACCTATGCAGCAGCTTGCCAACATAACAGTTCCAGAGGCAAGAACACTTATGATCGCACCATGGGAGCCATCACTTGTTAAGGAGATAGAGAAGGCTATCATGAATTCAGACATAGGAATCACACCGAACAATGACGGAAGAAATATCATCCTCAACTTCCCTGAGCTTACAGAGGATAGAAGAAAAGAACTCGTAAAGGATATCAAGAAGAAGGGTGAGGCTGCAAAGGTTGCAATAAGAAACATCAGAAGAGATGCAAATGATGCTATCAAGAAGATGGAGAAGAGTGGAGACATCAGCGAGGATGAGCTTGCAGACAACGAAGATAAGATACAGAAGCTCACAGACAAGTATGTTGGACAGATAGACAAGGCTGTTGAAGCAAAGTCTAAGGAAATAATGACTGTATAG
- a CDS encoding 23S rRNA (pseudouridine(1915)-N(3))-methyltransferase RlmH, whose amino-acid sequence MDINIYVNQKKINPLCSSAIAEYVKRLSPYCNMKIVCAPGHVKYTPGHNSAHYAVIQASQKVVSYGYGNWNHGYEEYQSISDSTSTGSARTISSEDFASQINAVTTNGTSKLNYYIGYPSEDTNHMDVFAVCTIKPSDEMTALLLSEQVYRAYTILNNITYHK is encoded by the coding sequence ATGGATATAAACATATACGTTAATCAGAAAAAAATCAACCCTTTGTGCAGCAGCGCGATAGCTGAATATGTAAAGAGACTGTCCCCTTATTGTAATATGAAGATAGTGTGTGCACCGGGACATGTAAAATATACACCTGGACACAACAGCGCCCATTACGCCGTAATACAGGCATCTCAAAAGGTCGTTTCATACGGATATGGGAACTGGAATCACGGATATGAGGAATATCAGTCCATCTCCGATTCTACCAGCACAGGCTCTGCACGCACCATATCATCAGAGGATTTTGCCAGTCAGATAAACGCTGTGACCACAAATGGCACTTCAAAGCTGAACTACTACATCGGTTATCCATCAGAGGACACAAACCATATGGATGTATTTGCAGTTTGCACCATAAAGCCATCGGATGAGATGACCGCGCTTCTCCTCAGTGAACAGGTCTACAGAGCCTACACGATCCTGAACAACATAACATACCACAAATGA
- a CDS encoding Na/Pi cotransporter family protein — protein sequence MDFFSILTLLGGVGLFLFGMNLMGASLKNLAGGSLEKVLEKLTTGKNQFTGTIKGFSLGTAVTAIIQSSAATTIMLIGFVNAGIMKLGQAIPVVFGANIGSTATAQILRLGDLSETSFILKLLKPSSFAPILICIGAFIILFTSNNKKRDVASILVGLGILFLGMNTMEGVFAPLKESESFQNLFTSFNNPLLGILIGLVLTAIIQSSSASVGILQAISSTGVVTYGTAIPIIIGQNIGKCMTIILGGIGANKKAKRVSLSYLMFNIFGAVFFVVVIYGLQLFIDMPFMAKVVNRGNIANVHFMFNFITSLILLPFSNQVAKITGKIIKDEEESKIDKELATLDPRLIATPAIAISQARNVMFAMADCIRENFDIARKLISEYNEEEAAKLEENEDFIDKCESSLNNFLLKVTSQNNMSRAERLDVSELLNSLSDMERIGDHCENLLVVSRNIHEQKISFSDQGMKEIEMALKATANIIDMTLSAFKEDDLQAISRIEPLAQTISEITELIKDHHVIRLQVGECGIPGGFALVDILTSLDRIGSHCKNIGLHIAKKIRGTHMDEMHGHIYITGYKTSEEYKALYVYYSSMYEDPIAENFDNSLREMTTDYEPAVEEPAVAISDSDNLSDGSAVTVPAASDKPKQKDKSSAGQDGKKKSSAKSKAAEKHEKIKQKIDGKYSGKNSKNSKKK from the coding sequence TTGGACTTTTTTTCTATTTTAACATTGCTTGGAGGTGTAGGCTTATTCCTGTTCGGAATGAATCTCATGGGCGCCTCTCTAAAAAATCTGGCAGGAGGAAGTCTTGAGAAGGTTCTTGAAAAACTCACAACAGGCAAAAACCAGTTCACCGGAACGATCAAAGGTTTCTCTCTCGGTACTGCTGTCACCGCTATAATCCAAAGCTCGGCGGCAACCACCATCATGCTCATTGGCTTTGTAAATGCTGGAATCATGAAGCTGGGACAAGCTATCCCGGTTGTATTTGGTGCGAATATCGGTAGTACAGCGACAGCCCAGATTCTGCGTCTCGGAGATCTGTCTGAGACCAGTTTTATACTTAAACTTTTAAAACCGTCTTCATTTGCTCCTATCCTTATATGTATAGGTGCTTTTATCATACTGTTTACAAGCAACAACAAGAAACGTGATGTTGCCAGCATTCTTGTCGGTCTCGGCATCCTTTTCCTCGGTATGAACACCATGGAGGGTGTATTTGCTCCGCTCAAAGAATCAGAAAGTTTCCAAAACCTTTTCACTTCATTCAACAATCCATTACTCGGAATACTCATAGGTCTTGTGCTGACTGCTATAATACAAAGCTCGTCGGCTTCAGTCGGTATACTCCAGGCAATATCCTCAACCGGAGTCGTCACATACGGAACCGCCATACCTATTATAATAGGTCAGAACATCGGTAAGTGTATGACTATCATTCTTGGCGGAATCGGCGCAAACAAGAAAGCAAAGAGAGTTTCTCTCTCCTATCTCATGTTCAACATATTTGGAGCCGTATTCTTCGTAGTTGTCATCTACGGTCTCCAGCTGTTCATCGATATGCCTTTTATGGCCAAGGTCGTAAACCGTGGTAATATTGCAAATGTACATTTTATGTTCAACTTCATCACGAGTTTGATTCTTCTGCCATTTTCTAACCAGGTAGCAAAGATTACTGGAAAGATCATCAAAGATGAGGAGGAATCCAAGATTGACAAGGAGCTTGCTACTCTCGACCCAAGACTCATCGCCACTCCTGCTATCGCGATATCCCAGGCAAGAAACGTAATGTTTGCCATGGCTGACTGTATCAGAGAGAATTTTGATATAGCCAGAAAGCTCATATCTGAGTACAACGAGGAGGAGGCAGCAAAGCTTGAGGAAAACGAGGATTTCATAGACAAATGTGAGAGTTCACTCAATAACTTTCTTCTCAAGGTCACTTCGCAGAACAATATGTCAAGAGCTGAGCGTCTTGATGTGTCTGAACTTCTCAACAGCTTAAGTGATATGGAGCGTATCGGCGACCACTGTGAGAATCTTCTTGTGGTATCGAGAAACATACATGAACAGAAGATCAGCTTCTCCGATCAGGGTATGAAAGAGATCGAGATGGCTCTCAAGGCAACTGCTAATATCATAGACATGACACTCAGTGCTTTCAAGGAGGATGACCTTCAGGCAATCTCAAGGATCGAGCCTCTTGCCCAAACCATAAGTGAGATAACAGAACTTATAAAGGATCACCATGTAATCAGACTTCAGGTCGGTGAATGTGGCATTCCCGGCGGTTTTGCCCTTGTGGATATCCTCACAAGTCTTGACCGTATAGGAAGCCATTGTAAGAATATAGGTCTTCATATTGCAAAGAAGATCAGAGGAACCCATATGGACGAGATGCATGGTCACATATATATCACAGGCTACAAAACATCCGAGGAATACAAGGCACTGTATGTATACTACTCTTCCATGTACGAGGATCCTATAGCTGAGAACTTCGACAACAGTCTGCGTGAGATGACAACTGACTATGAACCTGCTGTAGAAGAACCTGCTGTGGCCATATCAGACTCAGATAACTTATCAGATGGATCTGCTGTCACTGTACCGGCTGCCTCTGACAAGCCAAAGCAAAAGGACAAATCATCAGCCGGTCAGGATGGAAAGAAGAAATCCTCAGCCAAGAGTAAAGCAGCGGAAAAACATGAAAAGATCAAACAGAAAATCGACGGAAAATACTCTGGTAAGAACAGCAAAAATTCCAAGAAAAAATAA
- a CDS encoding SLC5/6 family protein encodes MSVFTDKRVFGIKRKNASGLSTAGQVCANDIILWVIFLLPVSIVLHGAGQCFVAIGLFAGNVIGWIFLSKRMNSYVEISKKKIHNAPELFAARYDSWLLKDIVSVIWIVTLGLILVSVLKVIVSVAAYFMNMDEWICMAIIVAFLVFATILIDNRLMGIIKTVVFILVIIACFVMIGLVFYRMDVWEILDNYRRARLSGGTSTYLNILYYDGDTVNAGSAVSMAGVGLGCIAMPLMYKGVINIQNVKELDAGRIWAIVFEGFTIISSCALALLVVPVLYPGRISAYMNSFQVYNLMLKRLLGENEHADIIRLVVLMIFILAVVVMLESFMRTICEHIRGIVPSIKKAGRGLKLAIDITVVVLTGVILLAFGIFVEYDRERMITLSWGMCTAALAAPLMLSLMYRHSTKAGVYVGIISGMASFIVWNFISLIHGETLKAYLDLSGDVAGFAVSFILTVLVSVCTRKNSEEELKDFDRMVEEQR; translated from the coding sequence ATGTCAGTTTTCACAGATAAGAGAGTGTTTGGAATAAAGAGAAAAAATGCCAGCGGTTTGTCAACGGCAGGACAGGTATGTGCAAATGATATCATACTATGGGTAATTTTCCTGCTGCCGGTCAGCATTGTACTGCACGGAGCTGGGCAGTGCTTTGTGGCGATAGGACTGTTTGCCGGAAATGTAATTGGCTGGATATTTCTTTCAAAACGCATGAATTCATATGTAGAAATATCAAAAAAGAAGATACACAATGCGCCGGAGCTGTTTGCGGCAAGGTATGACTCGTGGCTGCTCAAGGACATTGTTTCGGTCATCTGGATAGTTACACTCGGACTGATCCTTGTATCAGTTCTAAAAGTAATAGTGTCGGTGGCTGCCTATTTTATGAATATGGATGAGTGGATATGTATGGCTATCATCGTGGCATTTCTTGTGTTTGCAACCATTCTCATTGACAACAGGCTTATGGGCATCATAAAGACAGTGGTGTTCATTTTGGTTATAATAGCATGTTTTGTTATGATAGGTCTTGTATTTTACAGAATGGATGTGTGGGAGATACTGGACAATTATAGGCGGGCAAGACTTTCCGGTGGAACAAGCACATACCTCAATATCCTGTACTATGATGGCGATACTGTGAATGCCGGAAGTGCTGTCTCCATGGCGGGGGTAGGACTTGGATGTATAGCCATGCCGCTTATGTATAAAGGGGTTATCAATATACAGAATGTGAAGGAGCTGGATGCCGGCAGAATATGGGCGATAGTATTTGAAGGATTCACCATAATATCCAGCTGTGCCCTTGCACTGCTGGTCGTGCCGGTTCTATATCCTGGAAGGATATCGGCATATATGAATTCGTTTCAGGTATATAACCTGATGCTCAAGCGGCTGCTCGGAGAAAACGAGCATGCAGATATCATAAGGCTTGTTGTCCTTATGATATTCATTCTGGCTGTCGTCGTTATGCTGGAATCATTTATGAGAACGATATGCGAACACATAAGAGGAATAGTTCCATCCATAAAAAAGGCCGGGAGAGGACTGAAGCTTGCAATAGATATAACAGTGGTGGTGCTCACAGGAGTGATTCTTCTGGCATTTGGAATATTTGTTGAGTATGACAGAGAGCGGATGATCACACTCAGCTGGGGAATGTGTACCGCGGCGCTTGCGGCACCGCTGATGCTTAGCCTCATGTACAGACATTCTACAAAGGCTGGTGTGTATGTGGGTATAATATCCGGAATGGCATCATTTATAGTGTGGAATTTCATTTCGCTTATACACGGGGAGACACTGAAGGCATATTTGGACCTCAGCGGTGATGTTGCTGGATTTGCGGTGAGTTTCATACTGACCGTTCTAGTAAGTGTATGTACTCGGAAGAATTCAGAAGAAGAACTCAAGGATTTCGACCGCATGGTGGAGGAACAGCGATAG
- a CDS encoding isoprenyl transferase: MKREINGELLNVPEHVAVIMDGNGRWAKKRFLPRNYGHAEGAKALEAICENCDKLGIKHLTVYAFSTENWKRSVEEVTGIMNLFRKYLVDSIERSNNANMKVNLIGKREGLPEDIVQKMNDLERATANNTGLQFHIAINYGGRDEIVRATKKILNDAADGKVKAGDIDEKLFADYLDTKGVPDPDLLIRTSGEERTSNFLPWQLAYSEFYFTDTLWPDFDMDSLVEAVRYYNKRERRFGDAK; this comes from the coding sequence ATGAAGAGAGAAATTAACGGAGAATTGCTCAATGTGCCAGAACATGTTGCGGTTATAATGGATGGAAATGGCAGATGGGCAAAAAAGAGATTTCTTCCAAGAAATTATGGACATGCTGAGGGTGCGAAAGCTCTTGAGGCGATATGTGAGAACTGTGACAAGCTGGGTATAAAGCACCTTACGGTATATGCATTTTCTACTGAGAACTGGAAAAGGTCAGTTGAGGAAGTCACAGGTATAATGAACCTTTTCAGAAAATATCTGGTTGACAGTATAGAGAGGTCAAACAATGCGAATATGAAAGTCAATCTCATAGGCAAGAGAGAGGGACTTCCAGAGGATATCGTCCAGAAAATGAATGATCTTGAGAGAGCGACAGCAAATAATACCGGACTTCAGTTCCACATTGCAATAAATTATGGCGGAAGAGATGAGATAGTCAGAGCGACGAAGAAGATATTGAATGATGCGGCTGACGGAAAGGTTAAGGCCGGTGATATCGATGAGAAGTTGTTTGCAGATTATCTTGACACTAAGGGAGTTCCTGATCCGGACCTGCTTATAAGGACCAGTGGTGAGGAGAGGACTTCAAATTTCCTGCCATGGCAGCTTGCATATTCGGAGTTTTATTTCACAGACACATTGTGGCCGGATTTTGATATGGATTCTCTCGTTGAGGCGGTCAGATATTACAACAAGAGAGAGAGAAGATTCGGAGATGCAAAATAG